In one Pseudarthrobacter sp. NBSH8 genomic region, the following are encoded:
- a CDS encoding histidinol-phosphate transaminase: MNDQLERLNRLPLRTNLRGLTPYGAPQLDVPILLNVNENTHGVPADVRAAISVAVTEAAAGLNRYPDREFTELREALAEYLGHGLDATNIWAANGSNEVLQQILQAFGGPGRTALGFPPTYSMYPLLASGTDTGYIIGQRADDYGLSAESAALQVKELQPNIVFLCSPNNPTGTGLGLDVVEAVYAAGEASQTIVIVDEAYHEFAHDGTYSALTLLPGRERLIVSRTMSKAFALAGARLGYMAAAPEVTDALRLVRLPYHLSAITQATALAALQHRTALMADVEDIKEQRDRIVSELTRMGLKPAASDSNYVFFGGLDNPRDVWQQLLDDGVLIRDVGIPGHLRVTAGTETETTSFLTSLERILASQATLPA, translated from the coding sequence GTGAATGACCAGCTAGAGCGTCTGAACAGACTTCCCCTCCGGACCAACCTCCGCGGGCTAACCCCGTATGGTGCCCCGCAGTTGGATGTACCTATCCTGCTGAACGTCAACGAAAACACCCATGGGGTCCCGGCGGACGTCCGGGCCGCGATCAGTGTGGCCGTGACGGAGGCCGCGGCAGGACTCAACCGCTACCCGGACCGTGAGTTCACCGAACTCCGGGAAGCGCTGGCCGAATACCTCGGCCACGGTCTTGATGCCACCAATATTTGGGCAGCCAACGGATCCAATGAGGTCCTCCAGCAGATTCTCCAGGCGTTCGGCGGACCCGGGCGCACGGCCCTGGGATTCCCGCCCACGTATTCCATGTACCCGCTCCTGGCCAGCGGCACCGACACCGGGTACATTATTGGGCAGCGCGCCGATGACTACGGGCTCAGTGCAGAATCGGCTGCCTTGCAGGTCAAGGAGCTTCAGCCCAACATAGTTTTCCTGTGCTCACCGAACAACCCAACCGGCACCGGCCTGGGCCTGGATGTTGTGGAGGCCGTGTACGCGGCCGGCGAGGCCAGCCAGACCATTGTGATCGTTGACGAGGCCTACCACGAGTTCGCCCACGACGGAACGTACAGCGCCCTGACCCTGCTGCCCGGCAGGGAACGCCTCATTGTGTCCCGCACCATGAGCAAGGCGTTCGCCCTCGCGGGTGCACGCCTGGGCTACATGGCCGCCGCCCCCGAGGTCACGGACGCACTCCGCCTGGTTCGGCTGCCGTACCACCTCTCGGCCATCACCCAGGCAACAGCCCTTGCCGCCCTCCAGCACCGCACTGCCCTGATGGCCGATGTCGAGGACATCAAGGAACAGCGCGACCGCATCGTTTCGGAGCTGACCCGCATGGGCCTCAAACCTGCCGCCTCGGATTCGAACTATGTGTTCTTCGGCGGCCTCGACAACCCGCGTGATGTCTGGCAGCAGTTGCTGGACGACGGCGTGCTGATACGCGACGTCGGCAT
- a CDS encoding LysM peptidoglycan-binding domain-containing protein → MSAISASQDSRPQLVSVQDLTARQWSGPLPASGAAPRQRRESLPPLRLTRRGRIVLIGIPLVILAAILLSLAGFLNAPAKAADSAADLSLTPTVSVTVQAGQSLWAIASTVAPERDPRDVIADIAQLNNLSAGGVVPGQQLFVPTK, encoded by the coding sequence ATGTCAGCTATATCTGCTTCGCAGGACTCGCGTCCGCAGCTCGTTTCCGTGCAGGACCTCACCGCGCGGCAGTGGTCCGGGCCCCTGCCGGCTTCGGGTGCGGCGCCCAGGCAGCGCAGGGAATCTTTGCCGCCGCTGCGCCTGACCCGCAGGGGACGGATTGTCCTCATTGGCATCCCGCTGGTGATCCTGGCCGCAATCCTGCTTTCGCTGGCAGGTTTCCTCAACGCACCGGCGAAGGCTGCCGACTCTGCCGCCGACCTGTCCTTGACGCCAACTGTGTCGGTTACGGTCCAGGCCGGGCAGTCCCTCTGGGCCATCGCCAGTACCGTTGCGCCCGAGCGTGATCCCCGTGATGTCATCGCGGATATTGCTCAATTGAACAATCTTTCCGCCGGCGGCGTTGTCCCCGGACAGCAGCTCTTCGTCCCCACGAAGTAG